The sequence below is a genomic window from Monodelphis domestica isolate mMonDom1 chromosome 2, mMonDom1.pri, whole genome shotgun sequence.
CCAGCTTGGTTGATTCTTCTGTAACTAATGTATTAAGAATGAAAGTAGGCAGCTTCTCCCAGCCTAATCATTTTTAATCACCATTTTCAAAGAGAAGCAAGATAGCAGTCTTTAATAGTCAGCTTTCCCCTTTATCTTCCCAGGGAACCAAAATAAGGATGATCTTgaagattttatattaaaatacaatggGAGGAATACgtctttcctgattaaaaaaggtatttcctttttttaaatcactagACATATTTTGGGCTCATTCACTAACAAATATTGTAAAATAATGTTCAGTCCAACACAAGACAATACAGgaagtggaagaagaaaagatcagtttaaaacttttaaaaaacaaagtatagTAAGTGAGAACTTAATAGAGAATGAAAACTTCCTTCTCTgctaatatataattaaaagaaataagttcaattttgaaaattagaattaaagaaaatttaaaactaagTTAAAAAGTAACAACCTCATGCTTCTGTTAAGATGCACATTTTCATGCAGTTTTTAAAAGGGTGTCATGCTAGTCTTAATATAAAACTGTTGCTCTGAAATCTTACTTGCCTACACAGTAATGGAGGCTACAGAAGTCAGCAAAGCTTCCAACACCTTAATAGTTTAAATCAGCTATTAGTGAAagtgaagaggaaaaaggaaaaataaactaagaAAATAAACCTAGATAGACTTTAGTAAGAAATTTTACTTGCTAAAATACATAAAGGTCAAAAAACACTTTAAAGGCACTTCTCAAAACTTAAAATTCAGTTGATAAAACTATACAAATCTATACAAATATGGTAAAATTCACATATTTAAAAAGACAATTTTAAGTGACTAGTTTGATCAATTAAGAGAAAGTGTTCCTCTTTCCACATGTTTTAAAAGTAGTAATTTAAAGCTATAATACCTTATTAAGGGCTATTTCAATACACTTAAAGCAcattatatattttcaatattaaaaGGCCTATCATTGagacaaaagaaatataattttgtgTACAAACTACTAAGACAACAACATAGATACAAATTAAGAAATCAACTGAATTAAAAGTAGAAAACCATATACTATATCTCTAGGCTGAATGAATGATGAATCTTCAAGAGAAAACAAAGTTATTGATACTAGaaataagtttaatttttttatcactaataaattaaatatcaaatttttCTATGTCTAACAAACTGAATGTTaggtagaaaaataaatgaaagaacttGTCTTggcaaattttcaaatgaaatttaatgaGAATGTTAATTCCAGAAATTTACTAATTCAACTAAATgcttaaaaatgcaaaaaagaaaaaaggctgttATGTTTCTGGTTTTTAAGTACAGAACACTATCACgcaaacctttttaaaaaatctcactaATTTCtgtacaatttaaaattttgcttgATGCAAGTCAAAATTCATCAAAGAATGCACCAAGTAAAtagtgaataaaaaattaaaatgctatgAGGTTTGTGCTAATGCTCAGAATATTAAAACTGGTAATTAGAATCAACTGGTGTCAATAATTTGAAATATCAATGTTTGGCACTATtatcttaaaatgaataaatattcagATGTTCACACATTTTcaaaggagatttaaaaaattttacccTCATCATTTCATTCTCTAGTTGTTTCTTACGATGAAGACGTTGGTGATGAGACTTGAGTATGTTTTCCACATGCTGCTCCATGAAGAATTTAAATGCCTGAGGAGAGTAACTTTGAATGCGAGATTCTCTTCGCTCTTCATCTCTCTTGTTTTTCCTAACAGGGACAGGTGAGGTTGtaatctgtttcttttctttatctccacTATCACTATTTTCATAATTCTTTTCCCCTTCATCTTCCTTGGGAGAACAAGGTTGATCCTCTTTGCTAGGTTTGGGTACCGATTCATATGTAGGAACAGATGCATTCTGGTGTAGCAAATGTTTTGGATATGGTGGTGGAGGGCCTTGATAATTTGGAGCCTCAGCAACAGGTGGCATAACTGCCATAGTTGAGGTTGGACTCTCAGAAAAGGGGATTGACTGTGTGGTTTGAATTGGCTGTGGAATCCAAGAAGGATGGGTGGGTGCTAAAGCAGTCTGGAGTTCTGGTTTTAAGACACGCATGCTTTTCACTGGCTGCTGAATAGGGGCTGGTGTAATAGCAGTTACTGTTGTAGCTGAAGGCTGAGAATTAGCAGCGTGACTTGGTCTATTTCCTAATGGATTATTAAAAGAATTTGATCTTACTGGAATGTTAGGCTGCCATGCAGGGATCTCATGTCCACTACCAGGTGATGACTGGGGTGGGGCAGATGATGACTGAGGCCAGGATGTTTGTAATCCAGATACAGTTATGTTATAAAGTTCCATATTGTGACTGTTTCTATTTGGCACCATCATAGATGAAGGAATGTTTCCATTTGAGTATGGTAAAGAAGTAGCAGGTCCTCCAGTTTGTATTTGTAAAGTACAGGCACTCTGCCCATTGGTTGGAGATAAAGGATATGGAGGTGGGGGTTGTCGATTCACAGAACCACCAGAGACAACAGTCTGATGCATCATAAAATCACTCTGACCACTGCCATTCTGAattccagatcttcctgatgtaAAGTTAAATTTGTTGTTAGAATTTTGCATGATGATTGGTTGCCTCCCAACAGGGACAGAATTAATGCTTCTTTGTCCCTGGCTAGAAGGATTCAATGGGGAAGTGTTTAGAGGTGGTGGAGGGTAGCTATCTTGCCATGTCCCAGGTGGCACTGGAGAAATACGAGAAATCATATAGTCCATGTTCCCAGAATAACGTTTTGTTTGAGAGTTTGGTTCCCATGATGAGGGTGGTGTACTTTTTGGAGGGGGAGTCTGGCCTCTTGGAGGTGGTGGAGGAGGGGTAATACTCCTTACTTGTGGAGGTGGTGGTGGGTTCACTCTCTGTCCATTGCCAGGATGACCCTGAGAAAATGCTGCTATTCCAGACCCTGATAAAGGCCTTCCTACATCTGTCTGAGAATTAGGACTTTCGGAGCGAAAAACAACACTTTCTCCTAGAGTTGGGCCATGTCTTTGAGGGACCAAAGATTCTTTAGAACCTTTCCAGCTTTGTTTTCGGTTAACTGATTTCTGTACGTTCCCTGatgtcaaaaaaacaaaaaaagataaaaccatagaatttttgtaaattttggtCCAAAATACTGTGACTATTTACTAAAACTCATTTACTTTCTTCCTAAAGTTATGATTGATAACATTACAGTGACTTTAATATATCAATATGGTTATTTAAAACAATAGAATAAATGATAATAGCTAGGAaccaaataaaattagaatttttaaactacaaattagtaaaataaacaagacacaaaatatttatgaaagaaTAGTTTGAAAAGttatacagagacagaaaaatattctGAGTCAATCAGTAGTAGTAATTTTGGTATATTAGTGCACTTCAGCTCTTAAGAACTCATGATTTCATTCACATGAGCATTCCTGACATTAGAACAGGTCATAATTCTTCTAGGTTTTAATAAATGGTCCTTTAGAATTGCAGAGGCTGAAAATAATCCATCGCCTAGATGGTCAACCCTGTGGCTATAAGCCTCTCTGGATCCTGAGATGAAAGATACAATACCACTGTCAGGCTCATATTCCCAACTTACACTCACTGGCATAGCCTTCAAGAACTCAGGCCATTTCCTTACCATGATAAGAAATCAGAGTAgacaaaattataacaaaattattcTAAACCAAGCCTACCGAtttctagtattttaaaaaataatttattttctaaaagcaaagagaacccccccccaaaaaaacccaaatagttATGTGATAATTGATTAGCTTACACTGTcatgaaacaaatacaaaaaaaaaatgtttggatGAACATACCTGGTGGTTTGGGGCCTGCATTAACAGGTCTAGCTGCAGCTGCAGCTGCAGCCATCTGTTCTCTGCGAGAATCTTGGTaactcattttactaatgaattCAATTGCTGCTtctatacttttattattagtttGTCGAAGTGCTCTTATAACCATATCCTATAAAGGAAGTttacaaaaagggggaaaaattgaaTTTTCTAAATGCTGAGAAGAAATATATTGTCTGGGACCTCCCAGACATGATCATAATTTCAAATGA
It includes:
- the LATS1 gene encoding serine/threonine-protein kinase LATS1 isoform X2, whose product is MSESSVKVIQIDVFMKRSEKPEGYRQMRPKTFPASNYTGSSRQMLQEIRESLRNLPKPSDAAKAEHSMNKATIEDPRQGRNPPKFVTYHKALQEIRNSLLPFANEASSSTRSASEVNRQMLQDMQIAGFDEDMVIRALRQTNNKSIEAAIEFISKMSYQDSRREQMAAAAAAARPVNAGPKPPGNVQKSVNRKQSWKGSKESLVPQRHGPTLGESVVFRSESPNSQTDVGRPLSGSGIAAFSQGHPGNGQRVNPPPPPQVRSITPPPPPPRGQTPPPKSTPPSSWEPNSQTKRYSGNMDYMISRISPVPPGTWQDSYPPPPLNTSPLNPSSQGQRSINSVPVGRQPIIMQNSNNKFNFTSGRSGIQNGSGQSDFMMHQTVVSGGSVNRQPPPPYPLSPTNGQSACTLQIQTGGPATSLPYSNGNIPSSMMVPNRNSHNMELYNITVSGLQTSWPQSSSAPPQSSPGSGHEIPAWQPNIPVRSNSFNNPLGNRPSHAANSQPSATTVTAITPAPIQQPVKSMRVLKPELQTALAPTHPSWIPQPIQTTQSIPFSESPTSTMAVMPPVAEAPNYQGPPPPYPKHLLHQNASVPTYESVPKPSKEDQPCSPKEDEGEKNYENSDSGDKEKKQITTSPVPVRKNKRDEERRESRIQSYSPQAFKFFMEQHVENILKSHHQRLHRKKQLENEMMRVLEALLTSVASITV
- the LATS1 gene encoding serine/threonine-protein kinase LATS1 isoform X3; protein product: MSESSVKVIQIDVFMKRSEKPEGYRQMRPKTFPASNYTGSSRQMLQEIRESLRNLPKPSDAAKAEHSMNKATIEDPRQGRNPPKFVTYHKALQEIRNSLLPFANEASSSTRSASEVNRQMLQDMQIAGFDEDMVIRALRQTNNKSIEAAIEFISKMSYQDSRREQMAAAAAAARPVNAGPKPPGNVQKSVNRKQSWKGSKESLVPQRHGPTLGESVVFRSESPNSQTDVGRPLSGSGIAAFSQGHPGNGQRVNPPPPPQVRSITPPPPPPRGQTPPPKSTPPSSWEPNSQTKRYSGNMDYMISRISPVPPGTWQDSYPPPPLNTSPLNPSSQGQRSINSVPVGRQPIIMQNSNNKFNFTSGRSGIQNGSGQSDFMMHQTVVSGGSVNRQPPPPYPLSPTNGQSACTLQIQTGGPATSLPYSNGNIPSSMMVPNRNSHNMELYNITVSGLQTSWPQSSSAPPQSSPGSGHEIPAWQPNIPVRSNSFNNPLGNRPSHAANSQPSATTVTAITPAPIQQPVKSMRVLKPELQTALAPTHPSWIPQPIQTTQSIPFSESPTSTMAVMPPVAEAPNYQGPPPPYPKHLLHQNASVPTYESVPKPSKEDQPCSPKEDEGEKNYENSDSGDKEKKQITTSPVPVRKNKRDEERRESRIQSYSPQAFKFFMEQHVENILKSHHQRLHRKKQLENEMMRLI